The Pochonia chlamydosporia 170 chromosome 3, whole genome shotgun sequence genome contains the following window.
ACTTACAAAACACTCTTAATTTCTAGGGCCCGTCGATGTCCTTTGGATAATTCCGGATTCTCCAGCAATGCAGCGGCCTTGTTGGGAATACCGTCTCTGCTGTCCTCAAGAGTCACTGACAGAGCCATGGCGTGAAAGTCATATAGTCTTCCAAGCAGCCTATCGATTTCCTCTCGGTGTTGCTCGGGTAATAGCTCTGGTTGCCTCTTGCATAACCATTTCGAGATGTCATGGCTGTCATCAATTGGCGAGGGAAGCGTTGGCGATGTGAGAACCGGGACCTGGTTGATGAATTTCGGATGTCAGCCATCTACTGACTATATCAAGATCAAGCACATCTTTGACTGCGGCGCACACTAAAATTTGTACTCGATGGCTTGTGTGTACGATATGCGCGCCACTGGCTCTATGACTGTGTATTGGACTATGTGAATTGGTGAAATACGTACCTGGCCTTTTGGACTAATCTCAGTTAGATATGATTCGGATAAATTCTCCTCTTTCTGAAGGTTGACATGGCGAATCTCAACGTTGGGAGCCGTTTCGGAGTTTAGGCTCTCACCAAGAACGAATCCGAATCGTACCATGAGAGAGTAAAGTGAGAAGGGGAAATAGTGCAAAGTATACAACGGTTTCTCATCCTCTGCAGCCATGGCGAGGGAATAATGCGGCTTTGCGAACGCGTCCCTGGCAGATGATAGCCGGTAGGCAACCTGTGGTGGGACTCCCAAGTGACGAGACTCCAACTGACACGAGATGTGTTCTCCGCACTGATTCTCCCGCAGTAGAATAAGAAGAGCAAATCCAGTTAAACGAGTGTCCAATACACGGACAAGTTGGCAAAACTTTGGGTTTCTCGGCCACAGGGAatggttgtttgtttgtATGGTTCCATGTCCTCAAAGTGATGGATCTTGTGTGCCTTGATTTGGGAGCTCTCAAGCTGCCTGGCTCACAGATCGGAACGGACAGCCAATGACGTTTCGCAAAGACTTCCAAATGCTGCTAGAGCGGGCTAGATCCACGGACAAATGTGGAGCCGCCGTGTCCCGGAGCGGCGACGCCGGACGGTCCAGTCTgttcctgtctggtccagtccagtccagtcaacattgaagtcgccGGATGGTTCATTTGCCCTTCAGGAGGCCTGAAGACCCCGGCAAGTCTCGCTGAGGAATTCAAATGCCCTGGCCGTCAATTGCTTTAGGTGCTGTCCAAGTTTGTTGTCCACTAAATCTCTAACTCGGGCTGTGCTAAGCCTCTAATGATCGACCACCAGCGTCAATCCATGTTTTTGTTGCTGCGCCTCAATGTCTGCATGTCAATTTCTCGACGTAACCTCACAGCCAGGTTTTTTGAGACATGTCGTTGATTGAAGGTTCTGCAAGTGCTTGCGTGCTTGTCTAACTAAGGCGGCTTTGCTCCCGTGCTGCCGATAACGGCAAGATCATATTACAtcacaagcatcaagcatAGCCCGAAAGACGATGATGAACTAACACCACCGATATGTTGATCACTCAGTTCCTCACACAGGCTGCCTCCATGGTAGTCCGAGTTTAGAGGAACTACACAAATTCGTTAATTGGTTCAGAAGAGGCCATTGGTGCCATACTACCAAGCAGTTTCAGTTGACATTGCAAATTCACTGCATGGCAAGGAGTATCGTGGCTCCCAATACAAGCCGATGCCCAAAGGTAGAGGTACTCTGAGAACGTATTACTACTTTTGGCCCACTACTGTACTCTCATTACTATTTACTCCTGCAAGCACGCCCAAGCTCCATAGTATTGACCACGACAGAATCACCATCTCGTCGGTTGAATTCCACCGTCGAGTTGACGACCTACCCTACACCGAGGGATGAATTGCGTTTTTGTGTTGCGACTTCACTGTGCCTGTTATTTCATGGTCAATTCTTATATAGAATTAAAAGCCATGTGTCCCTAGTTAATGTTCTGAAACTATTCGAGGTTATCGCCTCCTATATTTGAGAATAACAGGTGCAGGCTGAGGACGTCTCGTTGTGCGATGATAATGGGTCATTTTGCTTAAGGCCAGCAAGACACAGAGTCACAGATCAGATTTTGTAAAAGGGAACATGAATGCAGAACTTTTGACAAATATCACCAACCCAAATAGTATACTGTTGTATTGCCCCAGTTGAACCAGTCCGATTCAATTCATGTTCACTACGGAAACCATACGTAAGCttcatccatcaacaaccgCACAAGACCCGGTTCTGCAAATAAAACACACATGCGGCATGTCAAGAGTACGTTTAGGTATATCTTGCTTGGTGACACAATAACGAATATCAAAGTATTTCGGTCATGGGATGGTAGAAAGGCAGACTGGTGTACCTTCTATGAGGAGATTGTGCAGTGCACAGATTTGGATGATACAGTGGAATTGGGCATCATGAACGAGATACACCGCAGAATTAGATCTCACCATTGTATTGTTGTTCCAGCGCCAATTATCGCCAAGAGCTACGCCTGAGTACGTCAAAAAGTCGGTGTGTAGCCAACGCTGAAATGGGCCTCGTCACGAAGCTTTGTCAACTCAAACGGAGGAAGTGTGAACAATGCCTAACGTAGCTGTTTACCTAAGGATATTGTGTCTCAAATATATAAAAGTCATGAGATTATTCCGCACATGCAGAACAATATAGGTATATGACTCGCCATATAGTCACTAGATTGACACACAGTGCCATACGAGGATGAGACGAAAGCAGCTTATTGGAGCTGGAATAGGAAAAAGACGACGCAGTCGAAAGTGCCTATAGCTGAGACATGTGCTTCGACGAATACAAGATTCTTGACGCGGAAATACATGACCTCATTGGCGACAATCACTTAGACTGTAGTCGTCTTGTTTTGACTGAGTTGGTCTGAGATACAACAGAGACTAAACCGTAGAAGGTTCTCAAGCTAATCAGTGTGCGGAGGGAAAAGACCTTGTGTGCTTGGGATGTCCCGAGATACTGTAGTTGGGTTCGACCTCACTCGGCTGGCATGTACTAACGAGCCAAGTTTCATGGCGACCGGTTCGTGAACCCCCATTCATCGAGAGGTCGGACGTGAAATACCAAGCTACCCTTCATCATGATTAGACATGATTCCAATTGCTCAGTTCTGTTGATGCCGCCCCTGGTCATATTGGAATTACGCAAACCAGCTGCTGAGACTCATTTAATCTCCATGGCAGCATTTAACCCAGTATCGTAGCACAGCCAAGTCGGTCCATGCAAAATTACACCGACAGCAAGCAACTCATCTCATGGCTCTAGCCAATCCCGTAGACACGATTATCGCGACTCAGTCGTGAACATAGCACAACTCGAAATAGAAGTCGATTTCATTCCCGATATGCATCATGTCAGCTTCATCGTTCACCAACATATGCAGCTCAATCCCACATCCCGTCCTCGGTCAACATATATGCCACACCTTGTACGACAAATTCCCAGACATACCGCTGGCAAAATTTGTCACACAAAGTCCAAGCCTTCGCATTGAACACGAGTCTGCGGTGCGACTTTCAACGGCGCACATCATATACATGACGCGATGTACTGCATTGTATGCATTTGGCTGGGCTTGGTTTTTGAAATGGGACTGAAATGACCACCAGTTGCCTGGTTCTTTGCGCCCGCCACATGTCCTGGTAATCAACATGTCGTCATTAGGGAAGAACGCCTCATTGTCTCAATATATTCTCGGGATCCAAGACATTTGCAACTTGGGCCTCGCCAAGCCCGAAGCCACATCCTCAGCGGGTCGCTCTGGTGAATTTTCATCACAGACATTGTCTTTGTAAAAACCGTTCTGTTTCACAGCATTGTGTCTATGATTCAAGTTTCTTGGACACGATCTTCATATGCCGGGGTGATGGTTTGGATGTTGCCGACAACATGGTGCTCGGAAGTTGGGAATACGCCACCAGGATATGCGGTAGGTTTTGATtgcaaaaaagaaaagattGAATATGAAGAACCGTGTCTCACATTGTGATCAGGACGGCATCCGGAGAAGAACATGGACTGCGCCGGACGCCTCGTCGCTACAACGGACCAGTCCGGCGTAATGGGTGGCCAATTATGTGACTTGATTGCTCGCACGCCCTCGCTGATCTTGGCTTCAATTCAACTTCATGGGATTAGTTTCTGACTTGTGCTGCCCAAACTCAGCTTTGGCTTGACCCGCCTGTTCTCCACGCCTTACAAATGATTTCGACATCCAACTCGATCTTGGCAACGAGAAGCGGGAATGGTTAGAGCAAGGAATATGCACAATACACACCATGATGAATCTCTGGCGTGGCGTTCATTCAACTTGGACCTACCAGGACTGGCCAAGTCAGCGACATGGTGCTGTCGTGGAGGGAGGCGTGTGCAGCTCTGAATACTTGGCCGTGCCTGCTGAGCCCTGGCTCTGATACTAAGTAGATTGATACATGTTTAGCTTCGGGGGCGACGTCCGGTTGAGCCCATTTGGATTGCATTGCACATTATCTGCCGTGCCTCTCTCGTCTCTTCTGTATGGCAGTGGCGGCGAATGGCGTTGGTCGTGGAGCAGAGTAGCGGTCTGTTTTGATCGTGAAATCGTCAAAGCTATTCTGGAGAAAATGTTGATACAAGATCTCCATACTCGTCCGGCGATAAACCTACAGCAACAGGCTCTATTGGTGATAGACTTGCATAGTGGCGGCGTGTGTTGTTAGGGTCAATCGGCTCATCGGTGAGAGATGTTGACCACCATGAATGCAAGAACATGAAGCACCATGCATTGCAGGACCATATACCGCATAATATGCGAGGTTCTGAtagtccatgtccatgtccatgtccatcccCGGATTGCTGGCAAAGCCGAGAGTCCCTGGCATGCTCGAACCGCTCAAGCCATGTTTGGGACCGATTAGGAATTTCGTGTCAAGTATTACATTCTACCAAGAACGATATTTTCCTAGCGATAGTTGCCAATGCTAGGTCCGTTCTTCAAGCTAAGCATAAGGCTTACTACACAATGACTCAACCCACTGCTGCCGTTATCTCGGTTTGGCATGAATGATGGCACACATAGCCGGGTGAGATTGCCGGTAAGTTCCCCAATGTAGTCAGAGCATGAGATACGCAAGTAACggcagagacagccaagTTGCGGCTGCGCGGCAGTATAGGTAGATTTTCGAGGCAGCAGAGAATTGTATTTTGGTTGAATGTTGAACAGAGGTTCACTTACATGTCCTTGCTGAAGCACTTTGGCAGCGCTTTAGCCCAGACAAATCAGCCAGATAGAGTCCCTTACGTCGATCAATCAGTCGACTAATCGATATTCTAGAAATTTTCAGCAATAGTTTCGGGTGACTGTTAGACACGATAGCCTCAGGCGGTAAAATTTTGCTCACTTAGTTGCTCAAAATCCCAGTGTGTCAAGCATGACGATATAACTGCTGGCCTTGAGCTGATGCAGAACCCCGGCTGCACAAAGCCGCAAAACGCTAGAATTGCTTATCTTGGAGTCCCACTTGGCCTCTAATTTGCCGCGTGGCACTTGACATTTTCAATGTGAGTATAATGTACCGGTACTGCATACTGTGCTCCAGAAAAGCGACATGCGGTCCTTCCAAAGCCGTTGGCGTGGGCTCCCAACAAGACATGGGCCGATAACCGTGAACGTTCCTTTGAGCATGTGAAATGCCGTCAGTAACATCGAATTCCGAGCCCGTTTCAATGTTACAAAGCCGATAGCAATGGT
Protein-coding sequences here:
- a CDS encoding thioredoxin-like protein (similar to Cordyceps militaris CM01 XP_006668390.1); this encodes MAAEDEKPLYTLHYFPFSLYSLMVRFGFVLGESLNSETAPNVEIRHVNLQKEENLSESYLTEISPKGQVPVLTSPTLPSPIDDSHDISKWLCKRQPELLPEQHREEIDRLLGRLYDFHAMALSVTLEDSRDGIPNKAAALLENPELSKGHRRALEIKSVFHDSQYNRALEQDNLIQVEVQARDFMRDVTDSLKTHNEHGTTWIFGDQPTILDAHTTVLAARMMDLGRFDLVSDSVRTYATTVMETEEWKKTTHGRPTLWNVSLGPAADLEPL